One window of the Babesia bovis T2Bo chromosome 2, whole genome shotgun sequence genome contains the following:
- a CDS encoding MAC/Perforin domain family protein: MQSWCIIPSAMSNNIVVLISVYTIYSIASICCLSHSYQTSSLLPTSINPGDRPSIPSLEYLGLGYDAIERAHNLLQSKTNPDVSHIDTSYKGPIIELRWPSEGKHPLYNNTLRWSLPTNVYGWRAPTCKIQENVSREDSDDSSSKQLTAVFDAALFKLKAKRPKFKKMFKNKADGSHEKRTGEIFKSDGNDNHTDVKNKSSKKNKEQKKQKTKTKVDNDVFNNNDTVDEGINSILPDNESYYVNEDASEESDTLDTETNGEDDELPFFIELPIGNSNKYIGLNNDIVHVSTIVDKDDRSSFLEHGVRHTDNIDDIMSAIDDSVDSLSLDDQKTEQSDEDLREGKRKQVYDSPTHVQHNVGKYSYDVLNTLGDSAKYQDQGEPAVTNENDDEQVQLSEEEKTELSKTKAALSFNLSIQNTQDVYSSNMETVKNETCTSFVAGTTLDKNSHFSRSFENALKHLLRELDKDIECSLKDYGTAACKTTLTRWFHFFRNYGTHVITRITLGGKIIIEKKQLDEGSRTSQSASGDLKAHIVSPDFQLNAGLDKNNESKSSQNVTSTTMDMFGGEIGPDYETQEFNPLWAKSVSYSPMPISMELTPLAKLFESSGYRDHYYEALLHYAISGVNHR; the protein is encoded by the exons ATGCAAAGCTGGTGTATTATCCCATCGGCTATGAGTAACAACATCGTAGTACTAATATCGGTTTACACTATATACAGTATAGCGTCTATATGCTGTCTATCACACAGTTATCAAACTTCTTCGTTGTTGCCAACGTCAATAAATCCGGGAGATCGCCCTTCAATACCCAGCTTGG AATATCTTGGCTTGGGTTATGACGCAATCGAAAGGGCACATAACCTTTTACAATCGAAGACAAATCCTGATGTCTCACATATTGATACAAGTTACAAAGGTCCCATTATAGAGTTGCGCTGGCCATCAGAAGGAAAACATCCCCTGTACAATAACACCCTGCGGTGGTCACTGCCTACCAATGTATATGGCTGGAGGGCACCTACATGTAAAATACAAGAGAAT GTCTCACGTGAAGACAGTGACGATTCCAGTTCAAAGCAACTGACCGCCGTCTTTGATGCAGCATTGTTTAAATTAAAAGCGAAGAGACCAAAGTTTAAGAAAATGTTTAAAAACAAAGCTGATGGTTCACATGAGAAACGTACGGGTGAGATTTTTAAAAGCGATGGCAACGATAACCATACAGACGTCAAAAATAAAAGTTCGAAAAAAAACAAGGAGCAAAAGAAGCAGAAAACAAAAACGAAAGTTGATAATGATGTTTTCAACAACAATGACACAGTAGACGAAGGAATCAATTCCATCCTTCCTGACAATGAAAGTTACTACGTGAATGAAGATGCATCGGAAGAATCCGACACTTTGGATACGGAAACAAATGGAGAAGATGATGAGCTGCCTTTCTTCATAGAACTTCCAATTGGTAATTCCAACAAATATATTGGTTTAAACAACGACATTGTGCATGTGTCAACAATCGTGGATAAAGATGATAGATCATCATTCCTAGAACATGGAGTACGACATACTGATaacattgatgatataatgtCTGCAATAGACGATTCAGTTGATTCACTTTCTTTAGATGATCAAAAAACAGAACAATCCGATGAAGACTTACGTGAAGGCAAAAGGAAGCAGGTCTACGACTCACCAACGCATGTTCAACATAATGTTGGAAAATATTCATATGATGTATTGAATACACTCGGCGACTCCGCAAAATATCAAGATCAAGGAGAACCCGCTGTTACCAATGAAAATGACGATGAGCAAGTTCAATTAAGTGAAGAAGAAAAGACCGAGCTTTCAAAGACTAAAGCCGCTCTTTCATTCAATTTATCAATACAAAACACGCAAGATGTATATTCTTCTAATATGGAAACGGTAAAGAATGAAACTTGCACATCATTCGTCGCTGGCACTACTCTAGACAAAAACAG TCACTTCAGTAGAAGCTTTGAAAATGCATTGAAACATCTGTTGAGAGAATTAGACAAGGACATAGAGTGTTCCTTGAAGGATTACGGCACTGCAGCATGTAAGACGACGCTGACCAGGTGGTTTCACTTTTTCAGAAACTATGGGACACATGTTATAACTCGCATTACCCTAG gTGGCAAAATTATTATTGAGAAGAAACAACTAGACGAAGGATCCCGTACAAGCCAAAGTGCTTCCGGTGATTTAAAGGCACATATAGTATCTCCCGACTTTCAACTGAATGCCGGATTGGATAAAAATAACGAATCAAAGTCATCACAAAATGTAACATCAACAACGATGGACATGTTTGGTGGAGAAATTGGACCTGACTATGAAACACAAGAGTTTAATCCCCTGTGGGCCAAGAGCGTATCATACTCACCAATGCCTATAAGCATGGAGCTCACTCCACTGGCAAAGTTGTTCGAATCGAGTGGATACCGAGATCATTACTATGAGGCGCTATTACACTACGCTATAAGTGGTGTCAACCACCGTTAG
- a CDS encoding clathrin coat assembly protein family protein has translation MALSRFFVISSGGDRILLRCLRGEGEGGSAEEFYSAVTEHHEGNLPLIRIGDVFYYSLKRNGLYFVATTSFAVPPSYMLELLNRIIGTFKDFCGILTEESLRQNFILAYELLDELLDFGYVQCTNTSQLKQKVYNVALVPKIHARSMARLSLGTNPNPKTVPSSVSQRPITKEGARSNEIFVDVLEKVSAILGADDTYKSVTVEGQIRMKSFLSGNPMVRVALNEDIVINNRRCKVPNVAVLDFCNFHECVDTREFEKARLLSLTPLEGEFTLMSYRISGNAVIPFRIKAAVDIDGDAATITVNVFSTMPEHINAFVKLHCPLPSCTTGATLSTVPHDNGQATEYRPKDQSISWEVRKYRGCTGYTLRASVNLGSHGSKISKREFGPLNLTFEAPLFSVSNVRVRYLGVLQPPSSGPSYRWVRYVTSSQSYIYRF, from the exons ATGGCTTTATCACGGttttttgttatatcaaGTGGTGGCGATCGCATACTGCTACGCTGTTTACGTGGCGAAGGTGAAGGAG GGTCAGCTGAAGAGTTCTATAGCGCTGTGACGGAACACCATGAAGGGAATTTACCCCTTATTCGAATCGGTGATGTATTCTACTATAGTTTGAAGAGAAATGGGCTATACTTTGTGGCAACCACTTCCTTTGCTGTGCCACCGTCTTATATGTTGGAACTTCTTAATCGCATTATTGGTACATTTAAA GATTTTTGTGGTATTCTGACCGAGGAATCCTTAAGGCAGAATTTCATCTTGGCTTATGAACTATTAGATGAGCTGCTTGACTTCGGTTATGTGCAATGCACCAACACTTCTCAGCTAAAACAGAAGGTTTACAACGTTGCTTTGGTTCCAAAGATTCATGCTCGGTCTATG GCTCGACTATCTTTGGGCACTAATCCTAACCCTAAAACGGTTCCAAGTTCGGTATCTCAGAGACCCATAACAAAGGAAGGTGCCAGATCTAACGAGATATTCGTTGATGTATTGGAGAAGGTTTCTGCTATTTTGGGTGCTGACGACACTTACAAGAGTGTTACTGTAGAGGGGCAAATTAGGATGAAGAGCTTTTTAAGTGGAAATCCCATGGTCAGAGTAGCCCTTAACGAGGATATTGTGATAAACAACCGGAGATGCAAGGTACCCAACGTAGCCGTTCTGGATTTTTGCAACTTCCACGAATGCGTAGATACTAGAGAGTTTGAGAAGGCTAGGCTGCTATCACTTACTCCTTTGGAAGGCGAATTTACTTTGATGAGTTATCGGATTAGCGGTAATGCAGTGATACCATTTAGAATCAAAGCTGCTGTGGACATAGATGGTGATGCG GCGACAATCACCGTTAACGTCTTTTCTACGATGCCAGAGCATATCAATGCATTTGTTAAGCTACACTGCCCACTTCCATCTTGTACAACGGGTGCTACTCTTAGTACAGTCCCACATGATAACGGTCAGGCTACGGAGTACCGGCCGAAAGACCAGTCAATTTCTTGGGAGGTGCGGAAATATAGG GGATGTACTGGTTATACACTCAGAGCATCGGTTAACCTGGGTTCTCATGGATCAAAGATATCTAAGCGGGAGTTCGGCCCTCTCAACCTTACCTTCGAGGCCCCTCTATTTAGCGTTTCGAATGTGCGTGTAAGATATCTTGGAGTATTGCAACCACCTTCATCAGGGCCATCATATCGCTGGGTGCGATATGTCACATCGTCCCAATCCTATATCTATCGTTTTTGA
- a CDS encoding putative integral membrane protein translates to MSTKCPEKKSNDQPYSHLRDLLILLILSVALYVVTAVTLTKAAALDLPYVTNYLGCAAFLLGSIAYIFVPFVQAYNKASSCNPPKQGEKGSQP, encoded by the coding sequence ATGTCTACGAAGTGTCCTGAGAAAAAGTCAAATGACCAGCCCTATTCCCACCTACGGGATCTCCTAATACTGCTAATACTATCAGTTGCGCTGTACGTAGTAACGGCAGTAACTTTGACCAAAGCTGCAGCACTTGACTTACCATACGTCACGAATTACTTGGGCTGTGCTGCCTTCCTTCTGGGCTCCATAGCATACATCTTTGTGCCGTTTGTACAGGCCTATAATAAGGCATCATCTTGTAATCCACCTAAACAAGGTGAAAAAGGATCGCAGCCGTAA